The Cinclus cinclus chromosome 3, bCinCin1.1, whole genome shotgun sequence genome has a window encoding:
- the LOC134042047 gene encoding serine/threonine-protein kinase pim-1-like, whose translation MLAEKNLEPKDVEHFEKEKKKRRAKKTSWQPPLEQLYREGPLLGSGGFGSVYAGTRLADGVPVAIKRVSRDRVLEWARLRDGALVPLELVLLWMASWPGFRGIVRLLDWFELPDGFALVMERPERCQDLWHLLHAGGFLPEPVARALFRQVLGAVRHCTSRGVLHRDIKAENVLVDLATGEAKLIDFSCGTILQDTFYTQMAGTREYYPPEWILFGRYHGQPATIWSLGILLYQLVCRHLPFKSREDIVRGQLFFPPRVSQECQHLIRWCLSMDPADRPSLDDLLPLPRGHALHPDEIKMSPQAAQG comes from the exons cctcccctggagcagctgtaccgggagggcccgctgctggggagcggcggcttcggcagcgtttacgccgggacccggctcgccgacggcgtcccg gtggccatcaagcgagtgtcccgggaccgcgtcttggagtgggcgcggctg cgcgacggcgcccttgtgcccctggagctggtgctgctctggatggcgtcgtggcccggcttccgcggcatcgtgcggctcctggactggttcgagctgcccgacggcttcgcgctggtcatggagcgtccggagcgctgtcaggacctctggcacctgctgcacgcgggggggttcctgccagagcccgtggcgcgggcgctgttccggcaggtgctgggggccgtgcggcactgcaccagccgcggcgtcctgcaccgcgacatcaaggccgagaacgtgctcgttgacctggccaccggcgaggcgaagctcatcgacttcaGCTGCGGCACGATCCTGCAGGACACGTTCTACACCCAGATGGCCG gaacgcgggagtactacccaccggagtggatcctctttggccgctaccatggccagccagccaccatctggtccctgggcatcctgctctatcagctggtgtgcaggcaccttcctttcaaaagcagagaggacatcgtccggggacagctcttcttcccgccccgggtgtctcaag agtgccagcacctgatcaggtggtgcttatccatggaccctgcagacaggccatccttggatgacctttta ccccttcctagagGACACGCTCTGCACCCCGACGAAATCAAGATGAGTCCCCAGGCAGCGCAGGGGTGA